A stretch of the Vigna radiata var. radiata cultivar VC1973A chromosome 7, Vradiata_ver6, whole genome shotgun sequence genome encodes the following:
- the LOC106768839 gene encoding ABC transporter B family member 11 isoform X1, whose product MAVDTDLNGDSKSKQESKKNEAKDEPAKTVPLYKLFSFADPLDRLLMFLGTVGAFGNGVSLPLMTLIFGNMINAFGGNSNTKQVVDEVSKVSLKFVYLAIGTFFASLLQLTCWMITGERQAARIRGLYLQTILRQDVTFFDKETRTGEVVGRMSGDTVLIQDAMGEKVGQFLQFMATFVGGFVIAFIRGWLLAVVMLSSIPPLAFCGAMVGLVISKASSRGQQAYSKAASVVEQTIGSIRTVASFTGEKQAIVNYNQSLIKAYKAGLQEALASGFGFGALYFVFTCSYGLAIWFGAKMIIEKGYTGGQVVTVMMAVLTGSMSLGQASPSLSAFAAGKAAAFKMFETIKRKPEIDAYDTTGQQLDDVRGDIELREVCFSYPTRPDELIFNGFSLSIPRGTTTALVGESGSGKSTVVSLIERFYDPQSGEVLIDSINLKEFQLKWIRQKIGLVSQEPVLFTCSIKENIAYGKDGATDEEIRAAAEVANAAKFIDKLPQGLDTMVGEHGTQLSGGQKQRVAIARSILKDPRILLLDEATSALDAESEKIVQEALDRIMINRTTVIVAHRLSTIRNADSIAVIHHGKIVERGSHAELTKDPNGAYSQLIRLQEIKGSEKNAENDRDKLESIVHSGRQSSQRSFLRSISQRSSGVGSSRHSSFSASHGVPVSIGFLEPARGEPQAPPSTSPQEVPLYRLAYLNKPEILVLLAGTLASAVNGVILPIIAVFISKMISIFYEPHDELRKDSKLWALLFVALGLVSFTMMPCRFYLFGVAGGKLIKRIRKMCFEKVVHMEVSWFDEAEHSSGAIGARLSSDAAAVRALVGDALGLLVQNLATAVGSLVIAFQASWQLAFIVLVLAPLLVLNGYAQFKFMKGFSADAKKLYEEASQVANDAVGSIRTVASFCAEKRVMELYQEKCEGPIKAGIRRGIISGMSYGASFFMLYAVYACSFYAGARLVEDRKSTFSDVFRVFFAFSMAAMGISQSGSLVPDSTNSKSAAASVFAILDRKSQIDASDDSGLTLEEVKGEIELKNVSFKYPTRPDVQIFRDLCLTIHSGKTVALVGESGSGKSTVISLLLRFYDPDSGHISLDGKEIKSMQIKWLRQQMGLVSQEPVLFNDTIRANIAYGKGGDATEXEVIAAAELANAHNFTSSLQEGYDTIVGERGIQLSGGQKQRVAXARAIVKNPKILLLDEATSALDAESEKVVQDALERVMVNRTTIVVAHRLSTIKGADLIAVVKNGVIAEKGTHEALLSKEGDYASLVALHTSASTSF is encoded by the exons ATGGCAGTGGATACTGACTTGAATGGAGATTCTAAAAGCAAGCAAGAGTCAAAGAAGAACGAGGCCAAAGATGAACCCGCCAAAACAGTACCCTTATACAAACTTTTCTCATTTGCTGATCCTTTGGATCGTTTATTGATGTTTTTGGGAACTGTTGGTGCTTTTGGAAATGGAGTTTCCTTGCCCTTGATGACTCTGATATTCGGAAATATGATCAATGCATTTGGAGGTAACAGTAACACCAAACAAGTCGTTGATGAAGTTTCCAAG GTGTCTCTGAAATTTGTATACTTGGCTATCGGCACCTTTTTTGCGTCACTTTTGC AGTTGACTTGTTGGATGATCACTGGGGAGAGACAAGCCGCAAGAATTAGAGGCTTATACCTTCAAACTATTTTGAGGCAAGATGTCACCTTCTTTGACAAGGAAACAAGAACAGGAGAGGTTGTTGGAAGGATGTCAGGTGATACTGTTCTTATTCAAGATGCCATGGGTGAAAAG GTGGGACAGTTCTTGCAGTTCATGGCAACTTTCGTTGGAGGTTTTGTAATAGCATTCATCAGGGGATGGCTTCTAGCTGTCGTCATGCTATCCAGTATTCCACCTCTAGCTTTCTGTGGTGCTATGGTAGGCCTGGTTATTTCAAAAGCATCATCCAGGGGACAACAAGCTTATTCTAAAGCAGCAAGTGTAGTGGAGCAGACAATCGGTTCTATCAGAACT GTTGCTTCATTCACTGGGGAGAAGCAAGctatagttaattataatcAGTCCTTAATCAAAGCTTACAAGGCTGGACTACAAGAGGCACTGGCTTCTGGTTTTGGGTTCGGTGCTCTCTACTTTGTTTTTACCTGCAGTTACGGTTTGGCTATATGGTTTGGTGCAAAAATGATAATAGAGAAAGGATATACAGGAGGGCAGGTTGTGACAGTAATGATGGCTGTTTTGACTGGCTCCAT GTCTCTAGGACAGGCATCTCCAAGCTTGAGCGCTTTTGCTGCTGGAAAAGCTGCTGCCTTTAAGATGTTTGAAACAATTAAGAGGAAGCCAGAAATTGATGCTTATGATACTACGGGTCAGCAGCTTGATGACGTTCGTGGAGATATAGAGCTTAGGGAGGTTTGCTTTAGTTATCCTACAAGACCAGATGAACTGATATTCAATGGATTTTCTCTTTCAATACCACGCGGCACTACGACAGCTTTGGTAGGGGAAAGTGGGAGTGGGAAATCCACAGTTGTTAGTTTGATAGAGAGATTTTATGATCCACAGTCAGGTGAAGTTCTCATTGATAGTATCAACCTTAAAGAATTTCAACTGAAGTGGATCAGACAGAAAATAGGCCTAGTTAGCCAAGAACCTGTTCTTTTTACTTGCAGTATTAAAGAGAATATTGCCTATGGCAAGGATGGTGCAACTGATGAGGAAATCAGAGCTGCAGCAGAAGTAGCCAATGCTGCCAAATTTATAGATAAACTTCCTCAG GGGCTAGACACAATGGTCGGTGAGCATGGAACTCAACTATCTGGGGGCCAGAAGCAAAGAGTTGCAATAGCGAGATCAATTTTGAAAGACCCAAGAATCCTACTTTTGGATGAAGCTACCAGTGCCCTTGATGCTGAATCTGAGAAAATTGTGCAGGAGGCATTGGACAGAATAATGATAAACCGAACAACCGTCATTGTAGCCCACCGCTTAAGTACTATAAGGAATGCTGATAGCATTGCTGTTATTCATCATGGAAAAATAGTTGAAAGAG GTTCCCATGCTGAGCTCACCAAAGATCCTAACGGAGCCTATAGCCAGCTCATTAGATTACAAGAAATTAAAGGATCAGAAAAAAATGCTGAAAATGACAGAGACAAGCTAGAAAGTATAGTGCATTCTGGAAGACAATCAAGTCAAAGATCTTTCTTAAGATCTATAAGCCAAAGGTCATCAGGAGTTGGAAGCAGTCGTCATAGCTCATTCTCAGCATCACATGGTGTGCCAGTATCAATTGGCTTCTTGGAGCCTGCAAGAGGAGAACCTCAAGCACCTCCTTCAACTTCACCACAGGAAGTGCCATTATATCGCCTGGCTTATTTAAACAAGCCAGAGATTCTAGTCTTACTGGCAGGGACTCTAGCTTCAGCAGTAAATGGAGTTATACTACCCATTATTGCAGTCTTTATCTCCAAAATGATAAGTATTTTCTATGAGCCACATGATGAACTTCGTAAAGATTCAAAACTCTGGGCATTGCTATTTGTTGCACTTGGTCTGGTATCATTTACCATGATGCCATGTAGATTCTACCTTTTTGGTGTTGCTGGAGGTAAGTTGATCAAAAGGATTCGGAAAATGTGTTTTGAGAAAGTTGTTCACATGGAAGTAAGCTGGTTTGATGAAGCTGAACATTCAAGTGGAGCAATTGGAGCAAGGCTCTCTTCTGATGCAGCTGCTGTTCGAGCTTTGGTTGGAGATGCACTTGGTTTGCTGGTTCAAAATCTTGCTACAGCTGTCGGCAGTTTGGTaattgcttttcaagcaagctggCAGCTTGCTTTTATAGTGCTTGTTTTGGCACCGCTATTAGTACTAAATGGATACGCGCAATTCAAGTTCATGAAAGGATTCAGCGCAGATGCAAAG AAATTGTACGAGGAAGCAAGTCAAGTGGCAAATGATGCTGTAGGCAGTATAAGAACAGTTGCTTCTTTTTGTGCTGAAAAGAGAGTGATGGAATTATACCAGGAAAAATGTGAAGGACCGATTAAGGCAGGCATAAGGCGAGGGATAATAAGTGGAATGAGTTACGGGGCATCATTCTTCATGCTTTACGCAGTTTATGCATGCAGTTTCTATGCGGGAGCTCGACTAGTAGAGGATAGAAAATCAACATTCTCAGATGTTTTCCGT GTGTTTTTTGCATTCAGCATGGCAGCTATGGGAATCTCTCAATCTGGCTCTTTGGTACCCGATTCAACTAACTCAAAAAGTGCTGCCGCTTCTGTATTTGCTATTCTTGATCGAAAGTCACAAATTGACGCAAGTGATGACTCTGGATTGACGTTGGAAGAAGTGAAGGGAGagattgaattgaaaaatgttaGTTTCAAGTATCCCACCAGACCTGATGTTCAAATATTCAGAGATCTTTGCTTGACTATTCATAGTGGCAAG ACAGTTGCACTGGTTGGGGAAAGTGGAAGTGGAAAATCAACAGTGATCTCATTATTGCTGAGGTTTTATGATCCAGACTCAGGTCACATTAGCCTGGAtggaaaagaaatcaaaagcatgcAAATAAAATGGCTAAGACAGCAGATGGGTCTGGTGAGCCAAGAGCCTGTGCTGTTTAATGACACAATCCGAGCCAATATTGCATATGGCAAAGGCGGGGATGCAACAGAGNCAGAAGTTATAGCTGCAGCAGAACTGGCAAATGCTCACAACTTCACCAGTAGTTTGCAGGAG GGTTATGACACTATAGTAGGGGAAAGAGGGATTCAGCTATCTGGAGGACAGAAACAACGGGTGGCAATNGCACGAGCAATAGTGAAGAATCCAAAAATATTACTACTAGATGAG
- the LOC106768839 gene encoding ABC transporter B family member 11 isoform X2 — MAVDTDLNGDSKSKQESKKNEAKDEPAKTVPLYKLFSFADPLDRLLMFLGTVGAFGNGVSLPLMTLIFGNMINAFGGNSNTKQVVDEVSKVSLKFVYLAIGTFFASLLQLTCWMITGERQAARIRGLYLQTILRQDVTFFDKETRTGEVVGRMSGDTVLIQDAMGEKVGQFLQFMATFVGGFVIAFIRGWLLAVVMLSSIPPLAFCGAMVGLVISKASSRGQQAYSKAASVVEQTIGSIRTVASFTGEKQAIVNYNQSLIKAYKAGLQEALASGFGFGALYFVFTCSYGLAIWFGAKMIIEKGYTGGQVVTVMMAVLTGSMSLGQASPSLSAFAAGKAAAFKMFETIKRKPEIDAYDTTGQQLDDVRGDIELREVCFSYPTRPDELIFNGFSLSIPRGTTTALVGESGSGKSTVVSLIERFYDPQSGEVLIDSINLKEFQLKWIRQKIGLVSQEPVLFTCSIKENIAYGKDGATDEEIRAAAEVANAAKFIDKLPQGLDTMVGEHGTQLSGGQKQRVAIARSILKDPRILLLDEATSALDAESEKIVQEALDRIMINRTTVIVAHRLSTIRNADSIAVIHHGKIVERGSHAELTKDPNGAYSQLIRLQEIKGSEKNAENDRDKLESIVHSGRQSSQRSFLRSISQRSSGVGSSRHSSFSASHGVPVSIGFLEPARGEPQAPPSTSPQEVPLYRLAYLNKPEILVLLAGTLASAVNGVILPIIAVFISKMISIFYEPHDELRKDSKLWALLFVALGLVSFTMMPCRFYLFGVAGGKLIKRIRKMCFEKVVHMEVSWFDEAEHSSGAIGARLSSDAAAVRALVGDALGLLVQNLATAVGSLVIAFQASWQLAFIVLVLAPLLVLNGYAQFKFMKGFSADAKKLYEEASQVANDAVGSIRTVASFCAEKRVMELYQEKCEGPIKAGIRRGIISGMSYGASFFMLYAVYACSFYAGARLVEDRKSTFSDVFRVFFAFSMAAMGISQSGSLVPDSTNSKSAAASVFAILDRKSQIDASDDSGLTLEEVKGEIELKNVSFKYPTRPDVQIFRDLCLTIHSGKTVALVGESGSGKSTVISLLLRFYDPDSGHISLDGKEIKSMQIKWLRQQMGLVSQEPVLFNDTIRANIAYGKGGDATEXEVIAAAELANAHNFTSSLQEGYDTIVGERGIQLSGGQKQRVAXARAIVKNPKILLLDEATSALDAESEKVVQDALERVMVNRTTIVVAHRLSTIKGADLIAVVKNGVIAEKGKHEALLSKEGDYASLVALHTSASTS, encoded by the exons ATGGCAGTGGATACTGACTTGAATGGAGATTCTAAAAGCAAGCAAGAGTCAAAGAAGAACGAGGCCAAAGATGAACCCGCCAAAACAGTACCCTTATACAAACTTTTCTCATTTGCTGATCCTTTGGATCGTTTATTGATGTTTTTGGGAACTGTTGGTGCTTTTGGAAATGGAGTTTCCTTGCCCTTGATGACTCTGATATTCGGAAATATGATCAATGCATTTGGAGGTAACAGTAACACCAAACAAGTCGTTGATGAAGTTTCCAAG GTGTCTCTGAAATTTGTATACTTGGCTATCGGCACCTTTTTTGCGTCACTTTTGC AGTTGACTTGTTGGATGATCACTGGGGAGAGACAAGCCGCAAGAATTAGAGGCTTATACCTTCAAACTATTTTGAGGCAAGATGTCACCTTCTTTGACAAGGAAACAAGAACAGGAGAGGTTGTTGGAAGGATGTCAGGTGATACTGTTCTTATTCAAGATGCCATGGGTGAAAAG GTGGGACAGTTCTTGCAGTTCATGGCAACTTTCGTTGGAGGTTTTGTAATAGCATTCATCAGGGGATGGCTTCTAGCTGTCGTCATGCTATCCAGTATTCCACCTCTAGCTTTCTGTGGTGCTATGGTAGGCCTGGTTATTTCAAAAGCATCATCCAGGGGACAACAAGCTTATTCTAAAGCAGCAAGTGTAGTGGAGCAGACAATCGGTTCTATCAGAACT GTTGCTTCATTCACTGGGGAGAAGCAAGctatagttaattataatcAGTCCTTAATCAAAGCTTACAAGGCTGGACTACAAGAGGCACTGGCTTCTGGTTTTGGGTTCGGTGCTCTCTACTTTGTTTTTACCTGCAGTTACGGTTTGGCTATATGGTTTGGTGCAAAAATGATAATAGAGAAAGGATATACAGGAGGGCAGGTTGTGACAGTAATGATGGCTGTTTTGACTGGCTCCAT GTCTCTAGGACAGGCATCTCCAAGCTTGAGCGCTTTTGCTGCTGGAAAAGCTGCTGCCTTTAAGATGTTTGAAACAATTAAGAGGAAGCCAGAAATTGATGCTTATGATACTACGGGTCAGCAGCTTGATGACGTTCGTGGAGATATAGAGCTTAGGGAGGTTTGCTTTAGTTATCCTACAAGACCAGATGAACTGATATTCAATGGATTTTCTCTTTCAATACCACGCGGCACTACGACAGCTTTGGTAGGGGAAAGTGGGAGTGGGAAATCCACAGTTGTTAGTTTGATAGAGAGATTTTATGATCCACAGTCAGGTGAAGTTCTCATTGATAGTATCAACCTTAAAGAATTTCAACTGAAGTGGATCAGACAGAAAATAGGCCTAGTTAGCCAAGAACCTGTTCTTTTTACTTGCAGTATTAAAGAGAATATTGCCTATGGCAAGGATGGTGCAACTGATGAGGAAATCAGAGCTGCAGCAGAAGTAGCCAATGCTGCCAAATTTATAGATAAACTTCCTCAG GGGCTAGACACAATGGTCGGTGAGCATGGAACTCAACTATCTGGGGGCCAGAAGCAAAGAGTTGCAATAGCGAGATCAATTTTGAAAGACCCAAGAATCCTACTTTTGGATGAAGCTACCAGTGCCCTTGATGCTGAATCTGAGAAAATTGTGCAGGAGGCATTGGACAGAATAATGATAAACCGAACAACCGTCATTGTAGCCCACCGCTTAAGTACTATAAGGAATGCTGATAGCATTGCTGTTATTCATCATGGAAAAATAGTTGAAAGAG GTTCCCATGCTGAGCTCACCAAAGATCCTAACGGAGCCTATAGCCAGCTCATTAGATTACAAGAAATTAAAGGATCAGAAAAAAATGCTGAAAATGACAGAGACAAGCTAGAAAGTATAGTGCATTCTGGAAGACAATCAAGTCAAAGATCTTTCTTAAGATCTATAAGCCAAAGGTCATCAGGAGTTGGAAGCAGTCGTCATAGCTCATTCTCAGCATCACATGGTGTGCCAGTATCAATTGGCTTCTTGGAGCCTGCAAGAGGAGAACCTCAAGCACCTCCTTCAACTTCACCACAGGAAGTGCCATTATATCGCCTGGCTTATTTAAACAAGCCAGAGATTCTAGTCTTACTGGCAGGGACTCTAGCTTCAGCAGTAAATGGAGTTATACTACCCATTATTGCAGTCTTTATCTCCAAAATGATAAGTATTTTCTATGAGCCACATGATGAACTTCGTAAAGATTCAAAACTCTGGGCATTGCTATTTGTTGCACTTGGTCTGGTATCATTTACCATGATGCCATGTAGATTCTACCTTTTTGGTGTTGCTGGAGGTAAGTTGATCAAAAGGATTCGGAAAATGTGTTTTGAGAAAGTTGTTCACATGGAAGTAAGCTGGTTTGATGAAGCTGAACATTCAAGTGGAGCAATTGGAGCAAGGCTCTCTTCTGATGCAGCTGCTGTTCGAGCTTTGGTTGGAGATGCACTTGGTTTGCTGGTTCAAAATCTTGCTACAGCTGTCGGCAGTTTGGTaattgcttttcaagcaagctggCAGCTTGCTTTTATAGTGCTTGTTTTGGCACCGCTATTAGTACTAAATGGATACGCGCAATTCAAGTTCATGAAAGGATTCAGCGCAGATGCAAAG AAATTGTACGAGGAAGCAAGTCAAGTGGCAAATGATGCTGTAGGCAGTATAAGAACAGTTGCTTCTTTTTGTGCTGAAAAGAGAGTGATGGAATTATACCAGGAAAAATGTGAAGGACCGATTAAGGCAGGCATAAGGCGAGGGATAATAAGTGGAATGAGTTACGGGGCATCATTCTTCATGCTTTACGCAGTTTATGCATGCAGTTTCTATGCGGGAGCTCGACTAGTAGAGGATAGAAAATCAACATTCTCAGATGTTTTCCGT GTGTTTTTTGCATTCAGCATGGCAGCTATGGGAATCTCTCAATCTGGCTCTTTGGTACCCGATTCAACTAACTCAAAAAGTGCTGCCGCTTCTGTATTTGCTATTCTTGATCGAAAGTCACAAATTGACGCAAGTGATGACTCTGGATTGACGTTGGAAGAAGTGAAGGGAGagattgaattgaaaaatgttaGTTTCAAGTATCCCACCAGACCTGATGTTCAAATATTCAGAGATCTTTGCTTGACTATTCATAGTGGCAAG ACAGTTGCACTGGTTGGGGAAAGTGGAAGTGGAAAATCAACAGTGATCTCATTATTGCTGAGGTTTTATGATCCAGACTCAGGTCACATTAGCCTGGAtggaaaagaaatcaaaagcatgcAAATAAAATGGCTAAGACAGCAGATGGGTCTGGTGAGCCAAGAGCCTGTGCTGTTTAATGACACAATCCGAGCCAATATTGCATATGGCAAAGGCGGGGATGCAACAGAGNCAGAAGTTATAGCTGCAGCAGAACTGGCAAATGCTCACAACTTCACCAGTAGTTTGCAGGAG GGTTATGACACTATAGTAGGGGAAAGAGGGATTCAGCTATCTGGAGGACAGAAACAACGGGTGGCAATNGCACGAGCAATAGTGAAGAATCCAAAAATATTACTACTAGATGAGGCGACCAGTGCACTTGATGCAGAGTCTGAAAAAGTGGTTCAGGATGCACTAGAGCGTGTTATGGTGAACAGAACCACAATAGTAGTNGCTCATAGGCTATCCACTATAAAGGGTGCGGATTTAATTGCAGTAGTAAAAAATGGTGTGATAGCAGAGAAGGGAAAACATGAAGCATTACTGAGCAAGGAAGGTGATTATGCTTCCTTGGTTGCATTGCATACAAGTGCTTCTACATCTTAG